In Streptomyces sp. TS71-3, the following proteins share a genomic window:
- a CDS encoding aldo/keto reductase, whose translation MTTQRRTRRSLVAGGAEVSALGLGTWALGGPSAAGPQPLGWGARYDRAEAADVFRAAFDSGITLYDTADAYGTGTAERLIGETLSGKRDEITLVSKWGNIIDEDARQLTGQDATPGYVRQALEASLRRMRTDRLDLYLLHLSGLPVAEADELLGTLQDLVAEGKLRAYGWSTDEPDLAAAWVGKPGFGGLEFEINVVHDAPALVELCESHGVPALARGPLGTGLLTGSYPLGTRITDEEDFRRRSPEWLNYFQDGYPVKELATALEAVRHILTSEGRTLAQGALAWLWARSPSLIPIPGARTVAQVRENAAAMERGPLTAGQMREIDVLLGGR comes from the coding sequence ATGACCACACAGCGACGGACTCGACGGTCTCTTGTCGCGGGCGGAGCCGAGGTGTCGGCTCTCGGACTGGGAACCTGGGCGCTCGGCGGCCCCTCGGCCGCAGGCCCGCAGCCCCTCGGCTGGGGCGCCCGGTACGACCGCGCCGAGGCCGCGGACGTGTTCCGGGCCGCGTTCGACAGCGGGATCACGCTCTACGACACCGCCGACGCCTACGGCACGGGCACCGCGGAACGGCTGATCGGCGAGACGCTCTCGGGCAAGCGCGACGAGATCACCCTGGTCTCGAAGTGGGGCAACATCATCGACGAGGACGCCCGGCAGCTCACCGGCCAGGACGCCACGCCGGGGTATGTCCGGCAGGCCCTCGAAGCCTCGCTGCGCAGGATGCGCACCGACCGCCTCGACCTCTACCTGCTCCACCTGTCCGGCCTCCCGGTGGCCGAGGCCGACGAGCTGCTGGGCACGCTCCAGGACCTCGTGGCGGAGGGCAAGCTCCGCGCGTACGGCTGGTCCACGGACGAGCCGGACCTCGCCGCGGCCTGGGTCGGCAAACCCGGCTTCGGCGGCCTTGAGTTCGAGATCAACGTGGTGCACGACGCGCCCGCACTCGTCGAGCTCTGCGAGAGCCACGGCGTACCCGCCCTGGCCCGGGGCCCGCTCGGCACCGGCCTGCTGACGGGCTCGTACCCGCTGGGCACCAGGATCACGGACGAGGAGGACTTCCGCCGCCGCTCGCCGGAGTGGCTCAACTACTTCCAGGACGGCTACCCCGTGAAGGAGCTCGCGACGGCGCTGGAGGCCGTCCGGCACATCCTCACGTCGGAGGGCCGCACCCTCGCCCAGGGCGCGCTGGCGTGGTTGTGGGCCCGCTCCCCCTCGCTGATCCCCATCCCCGGCGCCCGGACGGTCGCCCAGGTCCGCGAGAACGCGGCGGCGATGGAACGGGGTCCGCTCACGGCGGGGCAGATGCGGGAGATCGACGTGCTGCTGGGTGGCCGGTAG
- the glp gene encoding gephyrin-like molybdotransferase Glp: MSSTATPHAAGQDHIWSVAEHLEDILATVRPLDPIELHLLDAQGCVLVEDIAVPLSLPPFDNSSMDGYAVRSTDVSAAEDESPAVLAVIGDVAAGQAQQPTVGPGQAARIMTGAPVPPGADAVVPVEWTDGGLGGGPVSGMRAHSAAPEGAAGEVQVYRPAKQGAHVRTLGSDVRAGDRALRAGTVLGPPQISLLAAIGRNAVRVRPRPRVVIMSTGSELVQPGGDLRPGQIYDSNSFSLTAAARDAGALAYRVGAVADDADTLRSTIEDQLIRADLLVTSGGVSVGAYDVVKEALSAIGDPTDVHDPAAGSGIEFRKLAMQPGKPQGFGTIGPEHTPLLALPGNPVSSYVSFELFVRPAIRALRGLPDVHRPTVSATLRADAPLSSPEGRRQFLRGAYDPETETVAPVGGAGSHLIAALAHADALIVVPEDTTSVAPGSKVETVLLG; encoded by the coding sequence TTGAGCAGCACCGCCACCCCACATGCCGCAGGTCAGGACCACATCTGGTCGGTGGCCGAGCACCTGGAGGACATCCTCGCCACGGTCCGCCCGCTGGACCCCATCGAGCTGCACCTCCTGGATGCGCAGGGCTGCGTCCTCGTCGAGGACATCGCGGTGCCGCTGTCCCTCCCGCCCTTCGACAACAGCTCCATGGACGGCTACGCGGTCCGCTCCACCGACGTCTCGGCCGCCGAGGACGAGTCCCCCGCCGTGCTGGCGGTCATCGGGGACGTCGCCGCGGGCCAGGCCCAGCAGCCCACCGTCGGCCCCGGCCAGGCCGCCCGCATCATGACGGGCGCCCCCGTGCCGCCCGGTGCGGACGCCGTCGTCCCGGTCGAGTGGACCGACGGCGGCCTCGGCGGCGGGCCCGTCTCCGGCATGCGGGCGCACAGCGCCGCCCCGGAGGGCGCCGCGGGCGAGGTCCAGGTGTACCGGCCCGCGAAGCAGGGCGCCCACGTGCGGACCCTGGGCAGCGACGTGCGCGCGGGCGACCGCGCCCTGCGGGCCGGCACGGTCCTCGGCCCGCCCCAGATCTCCCTGCTCGCCGCCATCGGGCGCAACGCGGTACGCGTGCGCCCGCGCCCGCGCGTGGTGATCATGTCCACCGGCAGCGAACTGGTGCAGCCCGGCGGCGACTTGCGCCCCGGCCAGATCTACGACTCCAACAGCTTCTCCCTCACCGCCGCCGCACGGGACGCGGGCGCCCTCGCCTACCGCGTCGGCGCGGTCGCCGACGACGCGGACACCCTGCGCTCCACCATCGAGGACCAGCTCATCCGCGCCGACCTCCTGGTGACCAGCGGCGGCGTCAGCGTCGGCGCCTACGACGTCGTCAAGGAGGCGCTCTCCGCCATCGGCGACCCGACGGACGTCCACGACCCGGCGGCGGGCAGCGGCATCGAGTTCCGCAAGCTCGCCATGCAGCCCGGCAAGCCCCAGGGCTTCGGGACCATCGGCCCCGAGCACACCCCGCTGCTCGCACTGCCCGGCAACCCCGTGTCGTCGTACGTCTCCTTCGAGCTGTTCGTCCGCCCCGCCATCCGCGCCCTGCGCGGCCTGCCCGACGTGCACCGGCCCACCGTCAGCGCCACGCTCCGCGCGGATGCGCCGCTGAGCTCGCCCGAGGGCCGCAGGCAGTTCCTGCGCGGCGCGTACGACCCCGAGACGGAGACCGTCGCCCCGGTGGGCGGTGCCGGATCCCACCTCATCGCGGCGCTCGCCCATGCCGACGCCCTGATCGTCGTCCCCGAGGACACCACCTCCGTGGCGCCGGGCAGCAAGGTGGAGACGGTCCTGCTCGGCTGA
- a CDS encoding lysylphosphatidylglycerol synthase domain-containing protein, translating to MIRRTVRTALAAVFLAAAAIGMGSVLWGHGRDVLAVFSGRRATAVLACAVLVKAVGQLAGWGSWRVGLAGLGSPLPAGQSARIYFLALLGKYVPGPVWGVLAYVRLGGAAGVRAGRMVTAYLLNTVVVLLTAAVTGLLCAPGLGAGAAWLLAASPLALLVLWRPRLLLGLLAAAARLLRREPPAGELSERGVRGAIGLETLCWAVSGLHLWLIAVLLGAPAGRALPVCVGAFALATVAGALTLVVPDGAGTRELVLLGALSTVLPWAEAGAAALASRVCCTAAELLGAGGVLALTGRRKDRQGTGAGHGTVDTRVTHEGVA from the coding sequence ATGATCCGGCGCACCGTCAGGACCGCGCTCGCGGCGGTGTTCCTGGCCGCGGCGGCGATCGGCATGGGCTCGGTGCTGTGGGGGCACGGCCGGGACGTCCTGGCGGTGTTCTCGGGCCGCCGGGCCACGGCGGTGCTGGCGTGCGCGGTCCTGGTGAAGGCCGTGGGCCAGCTGGCGGGCTGGGGTTCCTGGCGGGTGGGGCTCGCGGGCCTCGGCTCGCCCCTGCCCGCCGGGCAGAGCGCGCGGATCTACTTCCTGGCGCTGCTGGGCAAGTACGTGCCCGGACCGGTCTGGGGCGTGCTGGCCTACGTACGCCTCGGCGGCGCGGCCGGCGTTAGAGCCGGCCGGATGGTGACGGCGTACCTGCTCAACACGGTCGTCGTGCTGCTCACCGCCGCCGTCACGGGGCTGCTGTGCGCACCGGGACTCGGCGCCGGGGCCGCCTGGCTGCTGGCGGCCTCGCCGCTCGCCCTGCTCGTGCTGTGGCGCCCGCGCCTGCTCCTCGGCCTGCTGGCCGCGGCGGCCCGGCTGCTGCGCCGCGAGCCGCCCGCCGGGGAGCTCTCCGAGCGCGGGGTCCGGGGCGCGATCGGGCTGGAGACGCTCTGCTGGGCGGTCTCCGGACTGCACCTCTGGCTGATCGCCGTGCTGCTCGGCGCCCCCGCGGGACGCGCGCTGCCGGTGTGCGTGGGGGCGTTCGCCCTGGCCACGGTCGCCGGGGCGCTGACGCTGGTGGTTCCGGACGGCGCCGGGACCCGCGAACTCGTGCTGCTGGGCGCGCTGTCGACGGTGCTGCCGTGGGCCGAGGCGGGCGCTGCGGCACTGGCCAGCCGGGTGTGCTGCACCGCGGCCGAACTGCTGGGCGCGGGAGGGGTGCTGGCCCTGACCGGCCGGCGCAAGGACCGGCAAGGAACGGGTGCCGGACACGGCACCGTTGACACACGCGTGACACACGAAGGAGTGGCATGA
- a CDS encoding ribonucleoside-diphosphate reductase → MAESFDGDTVSTCDAPGDVDLPGPRRRPLRRMRSTTRSFTIGEAKGHLTVALTAQGTPAEVMIRMAKQGSTLAGMLDAFSSTLTRGLRQGVPLKVFIGDYVGMRFEPAGLTNDAEIRRASSVMDYAGRRLALDYLPYEERVALNVLNAEERRTKETVDVLGDWVWTDLMGLSMSAAPGVDRRN, encoded by the coding sequence ATGGCCGAAAGCTTCGACGGCGACACGGTGTCAACCTGTGACGCTCCAGGGGATGTCGACCTGCCGGGCCCACGGCGTCGCCCTCTGCGGCGGATGAGGTCGACGACCCGGTCGTTCACCATCGGAGAGGCCAAGGGGCACTTGACGGTCGCGCTCACCGCCCAGGGCACACCCGCGGAAGTGATGATCCGCATGGCGAAGCAGGGCTCCACGCTGGCGGGGATGCTGGACGCCTTCTCCTCCACCCTCACGCGAGGGCTCCGTCAGGGCGTGCCGCTCAAGGTGTTCATCGGTGACTACGTCGGAATGCGGTTCGAGCCCGCCGGCCTCACGAACGACGCCGAGATCAGGCGGGCCAGCTCGGTCATGGACTACGCCGGACGCCGTCTGGCCCTTGATTACCTGCCGTACGAAGAGCGAGTGGCTCTGAACGTCCTCAATGCCGAGGAACGGAGGACCAAGGAGACAGTGGACGTACTCGGCGATTGGGTGTGGACCGACCTGATGGGGCTGTCGATGTCTGCCGCGCCCGGCGTGGATCGCCGAAACTGA
- a CDS encoding PLP-dependent aminotransferase family protein, protein MRVSQTNLAGDLLLDLAQPGTGPLHERVKRSLRSAIRKGRIEVGTALPPSRQLAADLGCSRWAVTEAYGQLAAEGYLEARSGSATRVRWSNAPDTGSVRPTAHEAPAARFDLAPGLPDLRAFPRRRWADAVRAQATQAAFTELGYPPPGGHLRLRRLLAEYLGRSRGVLANPQDVTVCTSVTDGVRRFCQALRANGITAVGCEEPGWTRLRGVIRAAGLEPVPVRTDDGGLRTGDLAGHAGLRAVLTAPAHQFPLGAVLVPERRAALLDWARRVDGVVLEDDYDAEFRYDRRPVAAMQGMDPSRVVLFKSLSKTLSPALGIGWLVAPPRWTDQLHQMDQAATQPSTLDQLAFAALLESGAYDRHLRSCRQRYRNRRDTLVRALAHELPGTPVSGAAAGLHLILRLPPTTDTEAVVSAAATRSLRTADLAAYHATTVHTDHGLVLGYGNLADSAVNEAVGHLRGAIEEGR, encoded by the coding sequence ATGCGGGTATCACAGACCAATCTGGCGGGGGACCTCCTGCTCGACCTGGCACAGCCCGGCACCGGACCGCTGCACGAGCGGGTGAAGCGTTCGCTGCGCTCGGCGATACGAAAGGGGCGCATCGAGGTCGGCACCGCCCTGCCGCCCAGCCGGCAACTCGCCGCGGACCTCGGCTGCTCGCGCTGGGCGGTGACGGAGGCGTACGGCCAGCTCGCCGCGGAGGGATACCTGGAGGCGCGCAGCGGCTCGGCCACCCGGGTGCGGTGGTCGAACGCCCCCGACACCGGCTCCGTGCGCCCCACGGCGCACGAGGCTCCCGCGGCCCGGTTCGACCTGGCACCGGGCCTGCCGGACCTGCGTGCGTTCCCGCGCCGCCGGTGGGCCGACGCCGTCCGCGCCCAGGCCACGCAGGCGGCGTTCACGGAGCTCGGCTATCCACCGCCGGGCGGCCACCTCCGGCTCAGGCGGCTGCTCGCCGAGTACCTGGGCCGCTCCCGCGGCGTCCTGGCGAACCCGCAGGACGTGACGGTGTGCACGAGCGTGACGGACGGCGTACGGCGCTTCTGCCAGGCGCTGCGCGCCAACGGCATCACCGCCGTGGGGTGCGAGGAACCGGGCTGGACGCGGCTGCGCGGGGTGATCCGCGCGGCGGGCCTGGAGCCGGTGCCCGTCCGCACGGACGACGGCGGCCTGCGCACCGGCGACCTGGCCGGGCACGCGGGCCTCAGGGCCGTCCTGACGGCGCCGGCGCACCAGTTCCCGCTGGGCGCGGTGCTCGTTCCCGAGCGGCGGGCGGCGTTGCTGGACTGGGCGCGCCGGGTGGACGGCGTGGTGCTGGAGGACGACTACGACGCGGAGTTCCGCTACGACCGCCGCCCGGTCGCGGCCATGCAGGGCATGGACCCGTCGCGCGTGGTCCTGTTCAAGTCGCTCAGCAAGACCCTGTCCCCCGCGCTCGGGATCGGATGGCTGGTGGCGCCACCGCGCTGGACCGACCAGCTGCACCAGATGGACCAGGCGGCCACCCAGCCCTCCACCCTGGACCAGCTGGCGTTCGCCGCACTGCTGGAGTCGGGCGCCTACGACCGCCACCTGCGGTCCTGCCGGCAGCGGTACCGCAACCGGCGCGACACCCTCGTACGGGCCCTCGCCCATGAGCTGCCCGGCACCCCGGTCTCGGGCGCGGCGGCCGGCCTCCACCTCATCCTGCGCCTGCCGCCCACCACGGACACCGAAGCCGTGGTCAGCGCCGCGGCCACCCGCTCCCTCCGCACAGCCGACCTCGCCGCGTACCACGCCACGACCGTCCACACGGACCACGGCCTGGTCCTCGGCTACGGCAACCTGGCCGACAGCGCGGTGAACGAGGCGGTCGGGCATCTGCGGGGGGCGATCGAGGAGGGGCGGTAG
- the glpR gene encoding gephyrin-like molybdotransferase receptor GlpR produces the protein MSSSGLIYAVIVGAWAAYLVPMWLRRQDELNEARPTERFSTAIRLLSGRAAMERRYARDLQARSDAVDEPRSDPDDVTSSVDVRALAVPTRTEPRPARGGPADEAADRERPARGATARPRGRLAPGRGTPSSAAAAPPAAGRRAAAAHQVPGQAVSARYEPGKDPGARGAAAGQPGQPGQQGQQGQQGQQGARPADERRDTGRRLSALEAAARAQRSKVLARRRRTTVVLFFAFTLGTVIAVVGGVAFLWAPGVPAVLLSSYIVYLRRQEQRRFMYTMDRRRAEAAAQRLRERQPRRKPGSAAPGSDASGPAEPDDAGTPGDPGDAAGPGGGPQSQALSALAADRRALVEQTDHAEWVDQQRERRRAPAPGESWDPVPVPLPTYVTAPVAPRAGGDSDDPGTDAWSSTRSSAAEPPAEGGAQPSEGARGSSPAGSGADAADGSPDQKASSGRAGGRRRGGDRAQGGTSGTTRNTRARGRNGRGDRDGTGRAASPEAPSDRSTGHDEQDDTGGGRSDARRAASARRSRERGRTPLFDQYAEGDRPRAANQ, from the coding sequence GTGAGCAGCAGCGGCCTCATCTACGCAGTCATCGTCGGGGCCTGGGCCGCCTACTTGGTGCCGATGTGGCTCCGTAGGCAGGACGAGCTGAACGAAGCCCGTCCGACGGAACGCTTCAGTACCGCCATCCGGCTGCTGTCCGGCCGGGCGGCCATGGAGCGCCGGTACGCCAGGGACCTGCAGGCGCGCTCGGACGCGGTGGACGAACCCCGGAGCGACCCGGACGACGTCACCAGCTCGGTGGACGTCCGGGCCCTCGCCGTGCCCACGCGCACGGAACCCCGCCCGGCCCGCGGCGGCCCCGCGGACGAGGCGGCGGACCGCGAGCGCCCGGCGCGGGGCGCCACGGCGCGCCCCCGCGGCCGCCTCGCGCCCGGCCGCGGCACACCGTCCTCCGCGGCCGCCGCGCCCCCGGCGGCCGGCCGCCGCGCCGCCGCCGCTCACCAGGTCCCCGGGCAGGCGGTGTCCGCCCGGTACGAGCCCGGGAAGGACCCGGGCGCCCGGGGGGCAGCGGCCGGTCAGCCCGGCCAGCCTGGTCAGCAGGGACAGCAGGGACAGCAGGGACAGCAGGGGGCACGCCCGGCGGACGAGCGGCGTGATACGGGGCGCAGGCTTAGCGCGCTGGAGGCCGCGGCGCGCGCCCAGCGCTCGAAGGTGCTCGCACGCCGTCGGCGCACCACGGTGGTCCTCTTCTTCGCCTTCACCCTGGGTACCGTGATCGCCGTGGTGGGCGGGGTCGCGTTCCTCTGGGCGCCCGGCGTGCCCGCCGTGCTGCTGAGCTCCTACATCGTCTACCTGCGCCGCCAGGAGCAGCGCCGCTTCATGTACACGATGGACCGGCGGCGGGCGGAGGCCGCGGCACAGCGGCTGCGCGAGCGGCAACCGCGCCGGAAGCCGGGCTCGGCCGCCCCGGGCTCCGACGCGTCGGGCCCGGCGGAGCCCGATGACGCCGGCACTCCCGGAGACCCCGGCGACGCCGCCGGGCCGGGCGGCGGGCCTCAGTCGCAGGCGCTCTCCGCGCTGGCCGCCGACCGCCGCGCGCTCGTGGAGCAGACCGACCACGCCGAGTGGGTCGACCAGCAGCGCGAACGCCGCCGCGCCCCCGCCCCCGGCGAGAGCTGGGATCCCGTCCCGGTACCGCTGCCCACCTACGTCACCGCGCCCGTCGCCCCGCGCGCCGGGGGCGACAGCGACGACCCCGGCACCGATGCCTGGAGCTCGACCCGGTCGTCCGCGGCCGAGCCGCCCGCGGAAGGGGGCGCGCAGCCGTCCGAGGGCGCACGCGGGAGCTCACCCGCGGGCTCCGGCGCGGATGCTGCCGACGGCTCGCCGGACCAGAAGGCGTCGTCCGGCCGCGCCGGGGGCCGCAGGCGCGGCGGCGACCGCGCGCAGGGCGGCACCTCCGGAACGACCCGCAATACCCGGGCCCGCGGAAGGAACGGCCGCGGCGACCGGGACGGAACCGGCCGCGCCGCCTCCCCCGAGGCCCCCTCGGACCGTTCCACCGGACACGACGAGCAGGACGACACCGGAGGCGGACGCAGCGACGCCCGCCGCGCGGCATCGGCCCGCCGCTCCCGCGAGCGGGGACGCACGCCGCTCTTCGACCAGTACGCGGAGGGGGACCGGCCGCGGGCCGCGAACCAGTGA
- a CDS encoding GNAT family N-acetyltransferase — translation MNSPTWPVELADGAIALRPIRVRDQRAWREVNRRNRDWLRPWEATIPPPPPSGPITQRPTYRQMVRHLRAEAHAGRMLPFVVEYEGRLVGQLTVAGITWGSMCSAHIGYWVDQEVAGRGVMPTAVALAVDHCFRVVGLHRIEVCIRPENAPSRRVVEKLGFREEGLRPRYLHIDGAWRDHLVFALTAEEVPEGLLARWRRVRSENAGRHTA, via the coding sequence CTGAACAGCCCAACCTGGCCCGTCGAGCTGGCGGACGGCGCGATCGCCCTCCGCCCGATAAGGGTGCGTGACCAGCGCGCATGGCGTGAGGTGAACCGCCGCAACCGCGACTGGCTGCGCCCCTGGGAGGCGACCATCCCGCCGCCCCCGCCCAGCGGGCCCATAACCCAGCGGCCCACCTACCGCCAGATGGTCCGCCACCTGCGCGCCGAGGCGCACGCCGGGCGGATGCTGCCGTTCGTCGTCGAGTACGAGGGCCGCCTCGTCGGGCAGCTCACCGTGGCCGGCATCACCTGGGGCTCCATGTGCTCGGCGCACATCGGCTACTGGGTCGACCAGGAGGTGGCGGGCCGCGGAGTGATGCCGACGGCGGTGGCGCTCGCGGTGGACCACTGCTTCCGGGTGGTCGGGCTGCACCGCATCGAGGTCTGCATTCGCCCCGAGAACGCGCCCAGCCGCAGGGTCGTGGAGAAACTCGGATTCCGCGAGGAAGGGCTCCGCCCACGTTATCTCCACATCGACGGGGCGTGGCGTGACCATCTCGTGTTCGCGCTCACCGCGGAAGAGGTGCCCGAAGGACTGCTCGCCCGCTGGCGCAGGGTCCGTTCCGAGAACGCCGGCCGGCACACGGCCTGA
- the moaC gene encoding cyclic pyranopterin monophosphate synthase MoaC, with amino-acid sequence MVDVSGKDVSARVARASGRVLVSPRVVELLRDGGLPKGDALATARIAGIMGAKRTPDLIPLCHPLAVSGVTVDLSVADDAVEILATVKTTDRTGVEMEALTAVSVAALTVIDMVKAVDKAAVITDVRVEEKSGGRSGHWTRTGAEAGA; translated from the coding sequence ATGGTCGACGTCTCCGGCAAGGACGTCAGCGCGCGCGTCGCGCGCGCGAGCGGCCGGGTGCTGGTGAGCCCCCGCGTGGTGGAGCTGCTGCGCGACGGCGGCCTGCCCAAGGGAGACGCGCTGGCCACGGCCCGGATCGCGGGCATCATGGGCGCCAAGCGCACCCCGGACCTGATCCCCCTCTGCCATCCGCTCGCCGTCTCCGGCGTGACGGTCGACCTGTCCGTCGCGGACGACGCCGTGGAGATCCTGGCGACCGTCAAGACCACCGACCGCACCGGCGTCGAGATGGAGGCCCTCACCGCCGTCAGCGTCGCCGCGCTCACGGTGATCGACATGGTGAAGGCCGTCGACAAGGCGGCGGTGATCACGGACGTGCGGGTCGAGGAGAAGAGCGGCGGAAGATCGGGCCACTGGACCCGCACCGGCGCGGAGGCAGGAGCATGA
- a CDS encoding KGGVGR-motif variant AAA ATPase yields the protein MNLPSALVRFDDARPRALTIARDVAAEGANVLLVRDVLGRFALIVDDRAQDVPTARAAVWRERLATDLQRYSADRPLLLASELFSADDLLGSERAQPDPLHIPAAGHGSVLILDNTVVGEDWAQVSTPAVETDGSRTHRTALYGFKGGVGRTTAAAVLARHLTDQGHIVLVVDLDLESPGAGPLIAAGSVPPRHGIVDQLVESAVDNANGLELVGPTGYEPRTGRGELWVAPARGRDTKDVPYSYVDKLNRVYADIPGMDFADRLATAVQACEDAVARESESGRRPDVVLLDSRAGIHDIAAVAISRLCDLALLFGADNRQTWGGYGDLFTAWHASGQARAIREKLRMVASMVPDTPHHSMDDYLQSFREHSWECFSVLYDDDVPEAESGRLIPGAFSPSLEDDSAPHYPIPILFEPGLVGLDADRAPGWQDRAFVQAAYRDFLTTATLLITADPQSNEGPR from the coding sequence GTGAACCTCCCCTCCGCCCTGGTCCGCTTCGACGACGCCCGACCCCGTGCCCTGACCATCGCGCGCGACGTGGCCGCCGAGGGGGCGAACGTGCTACTCGTACGGGATGTGTTGGGTCGTTTCGCGCTCATTGTCGATGACCGCGCGCAAGATGTGCCGACCGCTCGGGCAGCTGTCTGGAGAGAGCGCCTGGCCACTGATCTACAGCGGTACTCCGCCGACCGTCCCCTGCTTCTCGCCTCGGAGCTGTTCTCGGCCGACGATCTGCTCGGCTCCGAGCGCGCCCAGCCAGATCCGCTGCACATTCCGGCCGCCGGACACGGCAGCGTTCTCATCCTTGACAACACCGTGGTCGGGGAGGACTGGGCCCAGGTGTCCACGCCGGCCGTCGAAACCGATGGCTCACGCACCCACCGTACGGCCCTGTACGGATTCAAGGGCGGTGTCGGTCGTACCACGGCCGCTGCCGTACTCGCTCGCCACCTCACCGACCAGGGCCACATTGTCCTCGTCGTCGACCTCGACCTGGAGTCTCCGGGTGCCGGCCCCCTGATCGCGGCCGGGTCGGTGCCGCCGCGTCACGGCATCGTCGACCAACTGGTCGAGAGCGCCGTGGACAACGCGAACGGACTCGAACTGGTGGGACCGACAGGGTACGAACCGCGTACCGGCCGAGGTGAGCTTTGGGTGGCCCCTGCCCGCGGCCGTGACACCAAGGACGTCCCCTACTCATACGTCGATAAGCTCAACCGGGTTTACGCCGACATTCCCGGCATGGATTTCGCTGACCGTCTGGCGACAGCTGTCCAGGCCTGCGAGGACGCAGTGGCCCGCGAAAGCGAGAGCGGCCGCCGCCCTGACGTCGTCCTCCTGGACAGCCGAGCTGGTATCCACGATATCGCTGCTGTCGCCATCTCCCGGTTGTGTGACCTCGCCCTGTTGTTCGGCGCGGACAATCGTCAGACTTGGGGCGGCTACGGCGACCTTTTCACCGCCTGGCACGCCTCTGGGCAGGCCCGTGCGATCCGCGAGAAGTTGCGCATGGTCGCTTCCATGGTTCCGGACACACCCCACCACTCAATGGACGACTATCTCCAGTCCTTTCGCGAGCACTCCTGGGAGTGCTTCTCCGTCCTGTACGACGACGACGTCCCGGAGGCGGAGAGTGGCCGTCTCATCCCAGGGGCTTTCTCTCCCTCGCTCGAGGACGACTCAGCCCCCCACTACCCGATCCCCATCCTGTTCGAGCCCGGCCTGGTCGGCCTGGACGCGGACCGCGCACCCGGCTGGCAGGACCGCGCCTTCGTGCAGGCCGCTTACCGTGATTTCCTGACCACCGCAACCCTTCTGATCACCGCTGACCCGCAGAGCAACGAAGGACCGCGATGA
- a CDS encoding molybdenum cofactor biosynthesis protein B, translating to MTDHHHEDASHPAHQGAPGHQGTAAHAPHSGAGAGTPEGTGRALVVTASNRAAAGVYADTGGPLIAERLGDLGFAVGGPEVVPDGDPVEQALRSGVADGYDVILTTGGTGISPTDRTPEATRNVIDHEVPGIAEAIRAFGREKVPTASLSRGLAGVAGRTLIVNLPGSTGGVRDGLAVLAPLLPHAVQQLRGGDHSRPSSASGAGEEPSPGAAQASDVPPGGAH from the coding sequence ATGACCGACCACCATCACGAGGACGCGTCGCATCCCGCGCACCAGGGCGCGCCCGGACACCAGGGCACTGCCGCGCACGCTCCGCACTCCGGGGCGGGGGCCGGCACTCCGGAGGGCACCGGCCGCGCGCTCGTCGTGACCGCGTCCAACCGCGCCGCGGCCGGTGTCTACGCCGACACGGGTGGCCCGCTCATCGCCGAGCGCCTCGGCGACCTCGGCTTCGCCGTCGGCGGGCCCGAGGTGGTGCCGGACGGCGATCCCGTGGAGCAGGCCCTGCGCAGCGGCGTCGCGGACGGGTACGACGTCATCCTGACGACCGGCGGTACCGGCATCTCGCCGACCGACCGCACCCCCGAGGCGACCCGCAACGTCATCGACCACGAGGTGCCGGGCATCGCGGAGGCCATCCGGGCGTTCGGGCGGGAGAAGGTGCCGACGGCGTCCCTCTCCAGAGGGCTCGCCGGAGTCGCCGGCCGGACACTGATCGTCAATCTCCCCGGATCCACCGGTGGTGTGCGGGACGGCCTGGCCGTCCTGGCGCCGCTGCTGCCGCACGCCGTGCAGCAGCTCCGCGGCGGCGACCACTCCAGACCCTCCAGCGCCTCCGGGGCCGGGGAGGAACCCTCTCCCGGTGCCGCGCAGGCCTCGGACGTGCCCCCGGGGGGTGCGCACTGA